Proteins from a single region of Nitrososphaerota archaeon:
- a CDS encoding isoaspartyl peptidase/L-asparaginase translates to MLSFSYVRTGPRLESHLKPSIIVHGGAGSGRYAKNDRRYGGLEGAVEAGLSAMKKGSGIDEVVAAVRSMEDSGLFNCGRGACLTAEGKAELDAAVMSAERLAGAGVGNVTCTHNPVALARWVMENTEHVLIVGERCRDYAKLAGIRVEELTPSAQALERFRALRGKAPYRSNLRLVRRFRTGDTVGAAAVGADGVPAAAVSTGGRWMKLPGRVGDSAILGAGVFAGTGGAASATGSGEDIIRVSLSMKAVELVSRAGAAGGATKAIQMVTKARGEGTAGIVTVDSKGRVGAAYNTESMGRAWWDREKGRTVATF, encoded by the coding sequence ATGTTAAGCTTTTCATACGTTCGGACGGGCCCGAGGCTCGAGAGCCATCTGAAACCATCCATCATAGTCCATGGCGGGGCCGGGAGCGGGAGGTACGCGAAGAACGACAGACGGTACGGCGGGCTGGAGGGCGCGGTGGAGGCGGGCCTGTCGGCCATGAAGAAGGGGTCAGGGATCGACGAGGTCGTCGCCGCGGTGAGGAGCATGGAGGACTCGGGGCTGTTCAACTGCGGGAGGGGGGCGTGCCTCACGGCCGAGGGGAAGGCCGAGCTGGACGCCGCCGTGATGAGCGCCGAGCGTCTGGCCGGGGCCGGGGTCGGCAACGTCACCTGCACCCACAACCCCGTCGCGCTGGCGAGGTGGGTGATGGAGAACACCGAGCATGTCCTTATCGTAGGGGAGAGGTGCAGGGACTACGCGAAGCTCGCTGGTATCAGGGTGGAGGAGCTGACGCCGTCGGCGCAGGCGCTCGAAAGGTTCCGGGCGTTAAGAGGGAAGGCTCCCTACAGGAGCAACCTCCGCCTCGTCAGGCGGTTCAGGACAGGGGACACAGTAGGGGCGGCGGCCGTCGGGGCTGACGGTGTCCCGGCCGCGGCCGTGAGCACGGGGGGGAGGTGGATGAAGCTCCCGGGGCGGGTGGGGGACTCCGCCATACTGGGGGCGGGGGTGTTCGCAGGGACGGGTGGAGCTGCGAGCGCGACCGGGTCAGGGGAGGACATCATCAGGGTCTCGCTGTCGATGAAGGCGGTCGAGTTGGTCTCGCGGGCCGGCGCGGCAGGAGGGGCGACGAAGGCGATCCAGATGGTCACGAAGGCGAGGGGGGAAGGGACGGCAGGGATAGTCACCGTGGACTCGAAGGGGAGGGTGGGGGCGGCCTACAACACCGAGTCGATGGGGAGGGCCTGGTGGGACAGGGAGAAGGGGCGGACGGTGGCCACGTTCTGA
- a CDS encoding PadR family transcriptional regulator, with protein MISVPKGVLRLAALKMLSESSLSGTDLASQIRRATAGEWSPGPGSIYLMLGELLRKGLITELPKREGNVRRYIISGKGKEELARLTKETEADVARQLRLLAVYSALAGRKELKEKVMAMAGTLEGGPEPGKG; from the coding sequence ATGATTAGCGTCCCCAAAGGGGTGCTGCGCCTGGCCGCCCTGAAGATGCTGTCCGAGTCGTCCCTCTCGGGGACGGACCTTGCCAGCCAGATAAGGCGCGCTACCGCGGGCGAGTGGAGCCCGGGCCCCGGGTCCATCTACCTGATGCTCGGGGAGCTGCTCAGGAAGGGGCTGATCACAGAGCTGCCTAAGCGCGAAGGGAACGTCCGGAGGTACATCATATCCGGGAAGGGGAAGGAGGAGCTGGCGAGGCTGACGAAGGAGACCGAGGCGGACGTGGCCCGGCAGCTGCGGCTCCTGGCGGTGTATTCAGCCCTGGCAGGGAGGAAGGAGCTGAAGGAAAAGGTCATGGCGATGGCGGGCACCCTGGAGGGCGGCCCCGAGCCCGGAAAGGGTTAG